The genomic segment ATCTAAATCTGTGTCATTgagtttatgtttatatttatgcaTCAAAATATGCTATAATATGGTGAtgacatgtttcatgttttttatttcagtcaatTTTTCATTGTACCACTTTGGAAAATGTGGTTTGAAATGTGGGACATCATGGTTTTACGTGCGACAGTCGAATATGTTGTTctgtgctgttattgttataCATTGAATATAATATGAAGTATCAATAACATATGTCACTTTGTCAGGGGTCATCAGTTTACTCAATAGGGGTCCATTAATGAAAAAGGTTGGGAAACACCAGTGCATTTCATAacaagttatatatatataaccagtggtggaagaagtattcagatccttttttaagtaaaagtaccaatacaacgatgtaaaaatactccattacaaataaaagtcccaaataagtaaataagtattagaagcaaaatgtatttaaagtattgtGGTTtgaagtagtggtttggtccctctgactgattattatatatgacatcattagattattaatactgaagcatcagtgtaaacagcatattacctctagctgctggaggtggagctagtttgaactactttatatacagttagctagtttagacctgtggttcccaacctaggggtcaggcccctccaaagggccaccagataaatctgaggggtcatgagatgattaatgggagaggaaagaagaaaaaacaaaattctgatacacaaatctgttttcagtttttggacttttcctctaatctttgatttttgctgaaatattggatcatttgaacattttttaaaattaaaccatgtgagaagtttagacgtaaaaatcactatttggtggagctgttaacaactcatagacatctgaaatgtgaccccaactacacgCTGATTTTTGTAAGACGTTGGAAGCCAAAAAggctggaaaccactggtttcatctttaacaatgtgttgtattttaaaagcatgttatattatccattgagtcaaatcttcatctgaaaagtaactaaagctgtcaaataaatgtaatggagtagaaagtacaatatttccctctgaatgtAGCGGagcagaagtataaagtaacatcaaatggaaatactcaagttaagtacaagtacctcaaatttaTACTCGAGTAAATGTGGTTACTTGCCACTACTGTGTATCTAATTAATTCGATGCCGCGCTTATTTAAATAGAGACATTAACGAAAGTTATTGCGAGTCAAACCTGCTGATATTATGAATTAATTGTGTAGATATAATATAATGtggtatatttatatatttagctTGACCGAGGCGGATTTCATTCAGGCACTGTGTTGAACACCTCACGCTGTGAATGGAGAGGACCGGCGCAGTCAACTATGGCGGCGCATGATGGGACTTTAAACTGTGAGGACTTTTCAATGTTTCAGGTAATTAAAACGTAGGATTCATCGGTTTGTACAAACGTGTCACGCAACTGCAGCGACCCGAACCCAgtctgtgctgtttgttttccGTGTAATGATCTGTGGAGGTCTCACTGTGTCAGAGTCTCTGTCAGCTCTGCACATCAATGTCATAAAACTAACCTGGTGAAGCTGTTTAACTGACTTTCTGTGTCCACTAGTGGacagtaactaagtacatttactgaagtactttatacttccactccactacatttcagagggaaatactatactttctacttcactacatttatttgacagcttttagttacttttcagatgaagatttgacacaatggataatataaaaagcctttaaaacacaacacattgtttattattattaagatttATTCACTCGGGAAATCTCATTAAGATCTtctgcaagagagacctgacAACAGGTTACAAATAAGACAGTCGCAAAACAATCATACACTCTCAGACACACTGcttaaaacaatcacaaacattaTGAAGAATATTAGCTACTACAACTTTAAAGTCCCTCAGAGGAACAAGTGTTACTAACTTTAAGATGTGTTGCAGTTTATTCCAGTAGGAAGGTGCATAGTACTACTAGAAACCAGTCTTCCCCAGTTCAGAGTTTGTTTGAGGAACTTTTAAAGCCAACCTGCTCTGTGACCTCATGTTATCAGCTCTGAGCTCAACTAAAGATGTTGAAAGACTCTACAACTTAAATTGTGCCCAGTGTAACGTTTTTCCCCACTGGCTCACTTGGCCAGTAGATCAGAGTTTTACAGGCCTCTTTTAGATTTTCACTGGCCCTGCAGCCAAAAAATGAgaataagtcttttttttccataattttgcTGATTTACTCGTTGTATACATAACAGCGTACAACAGTGAAGTTCCCTTTaaatttggttgttttcctttaatcatggatatgtattataattatatattataattaactTTCTGCcgattgactaatcattgcagctccaCATTGCTTAATTTTTAGGGGTtcacaagccaaaaaaggtTTAAGCTACTCATAAAGAGGTGGAGGTGAGCTATGTTAATAGGCCCATTTAGTGCAAGAATGCAGGCATCAAAAGGAACATAATATATGACTTTTGGTCCAGGTGGCATCCTAGTCACCCCTGACTCCCTGAACTGGCTCCTTTTCAAAGTGAAGGAGCAGTCACTACTTCTCCAAACTGCTCCCCCTGTCCTCAAGGATGAGCCTGGACACTCATTtcagttgtttctgtgtttttatacatGCAGACTGTATGCAAATCTCATGGCCTTTTTGTTGCCGTGACAGTTACATTACTACCAGCGCTGTACAATCTGCCTGTCACAATCCGTCTTAACCTCAATCACAACCCTGAGTTCTTTGATGCTTTTAGTTGACCGTCTCTGTCCCGTGTTTCTCAGGAGGTGCTGAAGGTGATGCGCACCATAGATGACCGTATCGTCCACGCTCTGAACACCACCGTGCCCACAGTCTCCTTCTCAGGCAAAGTGGATGCCACgcaaacatgcaaacaactCTATGAATCTGTAAGTGTGTCATCATGActaaaataatgtgtttgtaGGGTATCACTTCCTGGCTTTTTCACGTTAATGACCTACATGCTAcatttgatgtgtttcttgTCCGTCATGTGCCACACAGATGATGGAGGCCCACCTGAGCAGAGACAAAGCTATCAAGGCTTGTATAGCCCAGACATCTGAGGTTGTGGGACAACTGCGTGAAGAAAGAGCGAATGACAGCGAAAACCTGGCACTCATTAAACAGCTAAGAAAGGAGCAGACCAAAGTAATTCCTGTTTCTGACACTAGAGAGCCTCAAATACAAAGATGTGAGCAGTGCAGTTGGTCCATCtgcatcaatcaatcaaactttatttatatagcacttttcatacaatTCAAAtgcaatatacagtaaaataccaaaattaaaacaaggtaacttgtaaaatgaaaatgaaagaaaaagatttaataAAACCTACTTTAAAAGAATTAATTGAATAAGAGAGCAAtcaaagataataataataataataatgataataataataataataattttatttgtatagcacctttcgtacaagaaatgcagctcaaagtgctttacaacaaaaattACACAACAAGGACATAAAAgcatgtagaaaaaaacattgatggaaaatcaaattaaaagtaaaacccacttgataaagtgaaactaaaatACATAGAATGCATAATAATAAAGGGATGAAATATGATAAGAACAACTTAAAGTATAGAGTgtatcaaataaattaaaatataacattttaaaagtgcagAAGAGAGCAAGTGCAAAGCTATTTAAATGCTCAGGTAAAGAGATTTCAGTTTTAAGCTTTTGTTTGAAAGTATCTAGTGAGCTGGTTTCCCTGATATCTATGGGCAGTGTGTTCCATAGTTTGGGGGCGTTATTGACAAAGGCTGCGTCACCGATCTTCTTTCGGCTGTTGCTGGGAACCTTCAATAAACCAGCAGTAGATGATCGCAGTGTTCTTGAGGGCAAGTAGCTAACAAGGGATTTGGCGATACAGTTTGGTCCTTGCCCATTTAGGGCTTTGTATATAAGGAGCAGGACCTTAAAGTCAATTCTAAATATTACAGGATAAGATAAGGAAATTGTAATAAAATAGGCCTCATTTGGACCTCagccaagaaaaacaaagcaagacATTGAAATGTTTGAGCTACTGTTACATATTGTAACTCTCCAAGGGTTTAAACACTTGATGTCTAGCCATGCAAGTAGTTGTAGTgtttcatttgtggtgctcaaagcattaaaaaaaagtgacatttaaaaactcaaCTGCAAGTCCTGGTTACTCACTGACATCATTAAAGATTGTTTTCATAGGGACTATGTCTTCAGTAGAAGGTAGTTCCAAGTTTGTGGATTATCCAAAGGAATCAGGACGTTTTGCAATTGAGAATACACATTactgttatgttttttaaattcagtctACTTGCCATGAGGAGTCAGACTCAACATGTGAAAACAGTTATGTAACGTCTCCTGTGGCTGTGGAAGGAAAATCCTGATGacgtcacagtgatgtcatctggACCATCTTGGATTGCGTTCAGAGACTCAATTTAGAACAAAAAGCTTACGTTACGAATTGGAGGTGTGTAGTTTGAAAGAAGTGGTGAGGGGGatctaatgaaagatgctactgggttgcattatgggaaatgcagtTTAGGCGGCTTGACCCATgctagggactaaaagtcaggatattttgGCCTCTGTTACTCAGATTTTCATGATTCTTTTGTTAATCTGTCTCTCGtgagtcccccaactttatgaaagtgcaatactaaatcaccaGAGTGccctttaaatgtaattttcctGCACTATGAGCATCACCAACAAAAGTATTTCCTCCTCCACTGAATTGGTATAGtgacagtagagctgcaatgattagtcaattaatcaatcaactattttggtaattaatgaatcattttgagtcattttctaaaagaaaaaaaaatacccaaatctcttgttccagcttctgaaatgtgaatattttctggttactttagtcttctatgataataaaatgGAATATTTTAGGGTTTTGGATTACTGgacgggacaaaacaagacattttaggttgcatcttgggttttgggaatcAGTAATTTGACATTgttaaagaccaaacaactaattgataaattgagaaaataatcaacaatcaACAGATTTTAAAAGACTGTGAGTTGCAGCCCTAGGTGACAGAAAGTTTAGACATGGGTATCTCAAAActtggacaaacaaaacaaactatttgaCCAACTGTGTCTGCATGGTTAAATACCACCAGTGAccaatgagaaaatatgtttttattttgttttttgcgATTTAGGTGAGTAGggttattaaaacaattttgtGGCATACAAAACATGCTTAATTGTATATTTAACTATCATCAGACTGTCAGTGAAAATAatgcagcttttgtttttgtttcctccaGTTAAAGCTTATGCAATCAGAGCTGAATGTTGAAGAAGTCGTCAATGACAGAAGTCTGAAGGTACACTCACTATTATCACTATTATCATTTACCCACAGTGTCTTATAATCCCACATTCTCTCTTATATGTTACttattcatgttgtttttctctctgtttaggTTTTCAGTGAAAGGTGCAGAATCCACTACACACCCCCGAAGGTGAAGTGAAGCTCTGCATGACGAGAGGAGCCGCTTCACTCAAGGGTTGAATCCAGACTGGAGCTGAAACTGTGACCTGCTGCTGCGTGCCGACTGCAGGCTGTTCACCACGCAGACCACTCTGACCTCTTCTCCACCTCACTCATATTCCATTGTGGTTATTGTGCTGCATTAACATCACTGTAAAACATCACTGTGTGGTTCTTGAATGAGAAACATTGTACAaaaagagtcttttttttaaagataatgaaatgttttcaagtGAAGCTTGTTGTctgtgatttcatttcatttgagaTTTAATGTCAGGAAAATTGGGAGACAAGATTTCAGTCAGTGTCAGTGCTTTTCCTCATTTTAGATCAAATGTATGATCTAAAGTATTTGTGAAATCTTTGTCCCCCTCCTGAGCACCTGTAAGAAGTAACtgacaatttaatttaaaaataattaaatttgaCGCCCACGAGAAAATCCAATTCATTAGTATGGTGCAATTTAAAGCTGGAATGTGGGACTTTggtctcccccttctggcagtgagagttaCGGGGGGTACCGGGCTGTGGTTAcctgacacaggcatgcagcacaCTCTCACCCcaaatgacaggcacacagagagagctGGTAAAAACGCATATATTTTCATAGTCCACCGGCCCATcgggatttgtcccagtatgcctgatggccagtacaccactgAACGTAACCCACTGTTGCAgttgtaaaacggtggataaattgttttagCGTCACAATTTTTTACTATAGTCAATTTACTTAAGTCAATTTTtaactatcagaatttgatccattcagtccggtaacatttggaaagtctagaagagccgcaccAATAACAGCCAAAGGGCCAGCGCGGGAATGTCGTGCcagacatgagatttaaaaactctgtatattgtgaaatacagagagatttacctaGTGATGATAgacttaatcagcattgtgtgaactatTTTGACAAGGGCTTGAAAGTAACGGACGTTCATtaatatgtaaaagttccgcagTTCCTGTTAAACAACAGCCAGACTTAATCAGGTAGATGAGTcaccttttttatttgtaaaaatttCTGCCCAGCAAGACGGCCTCTACTTTAAAACTCCCCAGAGGAAAAGAGACAGTCACAAGAATCACAACAAatcctttttgtgattttgatgctttctttattcattctttGAAAACACTAAATATTTGCCTATTACATTACTTTGCTGAACATTTGAAACAGATTATGTAATCACTTTAAAAAGGTGTGAGGGGGTCCTCGTTGGTTTTGTTCTCCTGTACGTCTTTCAGTTCAACTGCTCCTCCATTAAAATCAAGTGCTTCAAAGACACTCAGAAGAATGTAGTTGTCTCCTCCTACATGAACCTgcaggaaagaggaaaacaggacATCTAGATGAATATATTTCTCTTGATCTCTCATTGCAATTAATTCAGTTCATAATCAAGTTTGAAGTTTGTTTATTGTTACATGTCAATACACAAGTATAAGAGTAAAAATCTTAGGTTTCAGCCCctcaacaaaaagaaatatttaaaatatatcacattatTCATTACCTTGA from the Thunnus albacares chromosome 21, fThuAlb1.1, whole genome shotgun sequence genome contains:
- the mix23 gene encoding protein MIX23, which produces MAAHDGTLNCEDFSMFQEVLKVMRTIDDRIVHALNTTVPTVSFSGKVDATQTCKQLYESMMEAHLSRDKAIKACIAQTSEVVGQLREERANDSENLALIKQLRKEQTKLKLMQSELNVEEVVNDRSLKVFSERCRIHYTPPKVK